A genomic window from Silene latifolia isolate original U9 population chromosome Y, ASM4854445v1, whole genome shotgun sequence includes:
- the LOC141631508 gene encoding uncharacterized protein LOC141631508: MINYATDNWPLQYLPLCTETKLNHLMFSNDRLIFCKVYYNGVPLTLKNAIQQATRFVEGTMPFRYLEVAIQAGRQTNKECNVLVERMVNRIRSIGAKKLSYAGRLVLINSVQNTLYSNWGGMFLIPKCVIRRIGAIGWNYLWDRSSDYHRVPLIAWDMVTLPKKAWGDWVLRKQKYGT; this comes from the exons ATGATTAATTATGCCACTGACAATTGGCCTCTTCAGTATCTCCCATTATGCACGGAGACAAAACTCAACCATCTTATGTTTTCTAATGACCGGTTGATATTCTGTAAAG TGTACTATAATGGTGTTCCCTTAACTTTGAAAAATGCCATTCAACAGGCAACGAGATTTGTGGAAGGAACTATGCCTTTTAGATATCTTGAAGTTGCTATCCAAGCTGGCAGGCAAACAAATAAAGAATGTAATGTCCTAGTTGAGAGGATGGTTAATAGAATTAGGAGTATTGGTGCAAAAAAGTTGTCCTATGCAGGGAGGCTAGTTTTGATCAATTCTGTTCAGAACACCTTGTACTCCAACTGGGGAGGTATGTTCCTTATTCCCAAATGTGTGATCAGGAGAATTGGGGCCATTGGTTGGAATTATCTATGGGATAGAAGCTCAGATTATCATAGAGTTCCACTTATTGCCTGGGACATGGTTACTCTTCCAAAGAAAGCGTGGGGGGACTGGGTATTAAGAAAGCAGAAATATGGAACATAG